A segment of the Terribacillus aidingensis genome:
AGTGCTTTACCCATTCTTTTATCTCCTAACTAAGATAGATTTTTGTCTAGCAAAGAAGAATACTGAACCAACCAAGCGATCAGAGTTGTTGCCACTTGCACGGCTGCAGGAAAGAAATACTTAGAAATAGTTCCCTAAAAACAAAAAAGCAAGTGCCAGAAACGCTAATCGCGCATCACACTTGCTTTAGATATAATTATCAATATTAAAATAGCATAGTAACTCCAGAACAAAAGCAGTCCAATTAAACTGAGTCTTTTGCAAGAAAGCTTTTTAATATTCAAGAATATATCAAATAGGATCAGAGTCTAATAGCAAATAATTACTTTTACCACTCTTATTGACCGTTTCACAAGTTGATGTGCATAAGCACTGGTTGTAAAGTAACCAACTTATAAAATTTGAGCTTCTAACTCAATCAATAGGGCAACTAAAGTTGCCAATCGGCATTTGACCCGGCTGTCCGTATGGCCCTTAAACTTCCCTCAAGAGAGAAGTGGTCAAAATTATCTGCTTGGAAAGATCCAGATATATTGAATAGCAGCTTTCCAAATAACGCATCTATTATACTAACACATATAATTTATATAGCAATAGACAAATTTCATTATATTTTTTACATATATGACATAAAAGTCTTGAATGGTTACCATACACTATGTGTTTTGATGAAGACGAAGTTCCACATATCCCAAAAAATTAACGAGACGACCTACAAGATAAGACTGGAGGCAGCCTTTGGACTTCTTTTCGATGATGAGGATAAGAATGAAGTTGATACTATAGGTGGTTGGTTCTTTAGGAATAGCAATGAAGTTAAGGTAACGACAGAATTAGAAGTACACGGTTATACATTAACTGTAATCGAGATGGAAGACCATCAGATATTGACTATAAAGATGAAGAAACTGACTTCGGAATTCAAACAACAAGATAATGTGGTGTCTTCATAATTATAGAAAGACATAACAAAGAATCCCCTTTCATTCTTCAAAAAGGGGATTCTTTCTGTTGCTTAGAATGACCCCCCCTAATTTAAACCATTCCATTATAAGAATGAATTTGTACCAGTTAATACCCTTTCTACAAAATATGACAAAATCATTAGTGAAAAGCTTCACTTTCTAGTACTTCTTACCGATATAAAGAGGAATCATGTGCAGAGGAGCTAGTATTTTATGAATTCTACGATTCAGGCAGTAGTCAATATTGCCCCCATTATAAAAGATACATTAGGCCCGACAGCGGCAATAGGTGTAATGGATACAGAGAAGTTTGTCTATTTCGCTCCATCAACGCTTCTGAAGCTGGACGTTGAAGCAGGAAAATCAAGACTTGATGAACATGAGGTTTATTTGCGAGCCATCAAAGGGGAACACATTATTTCTAAAACCGAAGATCCTGAAATATTCGGTGTACCGGTCGTGACCTCCATAACTCCTATTCGGGATATGGAAACAAACGAAATTGTTGGTCTTTTGTCTTTATCTCGGACATTGGAGCATCAAGATAAGCTAGACAAAGAGCTTAGCAGACTTAATAATGTAATCGATGCATTGCAAGGTAAGGTACAGTATGTAGCTGCACAAGCAGAGGAACTTTCTGCTACTAGTAGTGACATCAACCAGCAAGCGAACAATGCAAACCAAAACTCCCGCCAAATAGGTGAAGTGGTTCAATTGATAGAACAAATTTCCACACAGACAAATCTTCTTGGATTAAATGCAGCCATCGAGGCAGCTCGTTCTGGCGAAGCAGGAAAAGGCTTCGGCGTTGTTGCAGATGAAATCCGTAAACTTTCCGATAATACGAAGGAAGCAGTTCAGACAATCGGGAAATCCCTAACAGAGATACGATCCAGCATTGAAAACCTGACACTCAGTATTAATGAAGTCTCCACTTCATCAGAGGAGCAGTCTGTCGTCATGGTCGAATTCATGAATGACATTCAAGCTTTGGACGAAAAGAGTAAACAAATCATAGAAACAATGAAGAAAGTAACTAACCAGGAATAGGAGATTAGAATATGAATCTAACATTACAAGCGTTGGTCCATCTAGCACCCGAAATCAAAAAAAACCTTGGTGAGAATTGCTCTGTGGTCGTTACCGACACAGAGAATTTTATTTTTTCTTCCCAGTCGAAAGACTTTGATTATAGCGTTAATGTCGGCGATTTTGCTTTTTCTGAGGACAACGATATACTGCGTCAGGCATTAAATGGAGAAAAGGTACAAATACATATTCCAAAAGAGCGTTATGGTGTTGGTATGCAATACTCCGCTAATCCTATTCGTGATGAAAATGGGGAGATTGTCGGTGTATTCCAAATCACCAAAACCTTGAAAGACGAAGAAATACTTGATAAAGAGCTGGATGAATTACGCACCATTGTCAGCAGTCTGCAAGGAAAAGTGCAGCAAGTTGCAGCGCAGGCTGAAGAACTTTCCGCTACGAGCACGGATATCAATGGTCAAGCAGCTTATGCAAATGAGAACTCCCAGGAAATTAGTAAGGTTGTTCAACTGATTGAGGATATTTCAACACAGACAAACTTATTGGGCTTGAATGCAGCTATTGAAGCAGCCCGTTCCGGCGATGCTGGAAGAGGATTCGGCGTCGTGGCAGATGAAATACGCAAGCTTTCCATAGGGACGAAGGAAGCAGTCGGTACAATCGGTCAATCCCTTCAGGAAATACGAACAAACATGGAGAATTTGACTGTGAGTATCGGTGAAGTGTCCACTGCATCCGAAGAGCAATCTCGTGTAATGGTAGAGTTCATGGAAGATATACAGAATCTTGATCAACAAAGCAATGATATCGGACAATACATCAAAGACATCACAAATTAAGACGGACTAGCACATAGCTACTTCATTGAAAAAGGGGATAAAACAATGAAATCTTTAGTATATTACGGATCAAAAGATGTAAAAGTTGAAAATATCGCTGAGCCAGAGGTCAGCCAAGAAACGGTTAAAGTCAAAGTTAAATTCGCAGGTATATGCGGTACTGATCTTCACGAATATCTGCATAAGACCTTTGTAACAGAAGATAAAATGATTTTAGGTCATGAGTTTACTGGTGAGATTGTTGAGGTGGGCGACAATGTAACCAAATTTAAAGCTGGTGATAGAGTAGCCGTAGAACCTATTTGGGGATGTGGCGAGTGTGATACCTGTAAAACAGGAAACTATAATATATGTCCTGATATGAAATCATACGGAATCCACGAGAATGGCGGCTTTGCAGAATACGTTGTAGTAAAAGAAGCAAATGTATTTGCACTGCCGGCTACACTCAGCTTTGAATTGGCAGCTTTAATAGAACCTCTAGCTGTTGTATTACAAGCAATCAGAAAAAGCAAATTTAAAATTGGCGACAGCGTAGCGCTTTTTGGTGCAGGACCCATCGGACTGCTTTTATCAGAAAGTTTAAGAGCAGCAGGAGCAAGTAAGATCTTTGTGGCTGAAGTAAGTGAGGAACGCAGAAAATTAGCTTTGGAAATGGGAGCGGATATCGTTATTAACCCGATAGAGGAAGATGCAGTGCAAGTTATTAAGAATAATACGAATGGCGGAGTGGATGTTTCCTTTGATGTTGCCGGGGTGGAAGCTACATTCAATCAATCTCTTGATTGCATCAAACCTAATGGGGAATTTATGATTGTCAGTGTTTTCGCGAATCCAGTTAACTATCACCCAACAATGCAAGTAGTCAGTGAGAAGAAAATCAATTCCTCTCTTGGTTACAATAATATTTTTAGCCAAGCAATTGATTTGTTAGCTAAGGGATCATTGAATGTTAAGCCAGTCATTACGAGTATTATAGAGCTGGACAACATAGTAGCAGATGGTTTTGAAAAACTGATAAATGATAAAAATGAATGTAAGATCTTAGTTAAGCCTAGTTAAGATAGGAAAAAGGAAGATCAGTTTGATATGCTCCCTTTCAAGTAGACAGTTAAACCTAACTGTTTACTTAAGGGGAGTTTTTTAAGTTGAAGATTCCATACATCATAATTTTACTTTTTGGATGAGATTGTTTTCACTTGATTCATTTTAAGTTCAACTTAAGTTAGTTGAATAAATAACTGTAAAGAACTTATTAGATTACAGAATAGCTTCAAATAGAGATCCTTGAGTCATGGAAAGCTGGAATAGAGGTAAACAATCGTAGTTGGAGGTAAGAGCTCGATTTCGGTTACAATAGACTTTATTGAAGGAAAAGCTTACACTGGTACAATGTGCACGTAGAATGTTCATAAATGATCTTTCTTTATACTAAGTTTATTTGAAATAGCATACGATATATCCCACATTTCGTTCTTCTGTGGTTTTTGGAGTGGTACTAGATAACCTTTTGATGATGTTAGCTATCAACCTAAAAAGATACGTGGGAATAGGTAGTAAGGGGCATGAGTTATGGATAGAAACAACCAAACATCAAATGATTTACAAAAAGGGTTAAAAAACCGCCATGTGCAGATGATCGCACTGGGCGGAGCAATTGGAACCGGCTTATTTTATGGATCTGCTTCTTCCATTGGATTAGCAGGACCGGCAATCCCGCTGGCTTATCTGGTAGGCGGCTTGATGATATTTTTTATCATGCGGGCCTTGGGGGAGCTTTCGGTTGATACGCCAAACTCTGGTTCCATCAGTTATTATGCATATGAGAACTTAGGAGGCTTTTTCGGGTTCTTCTCCGGATGGAACTATTGGTTCAATTACGTGGCAGTAACGATGGCGGAGTTGACGGTCGTCGGTATATACGTCCAATATTGGTTTCCGGAAGTACCGTCCTGGCTGACAGCATTCGGATTCCTTGTCTTGATTACTTGCATTAATTTACTTAGTGTCAAGCTTTATGGAGAATTCGAGTTTTATTTCGCTCTCATCAAAGTGGTAGCTATTATTGGCATGATAATTCTAGGTTTGATAATCATCTTCACTGGTTTTGGCAATAACGGTGTACCGACCGGTTTCTCCAACTTATTTGATGAAGGAGGCTTCCTGCCAAACGGAATGATAGGTGTTCTTCTGGCACTTGTACCTGTTATGTTCAGCTTTGGCGGTGTCGAGCTGGTAGGGATAACAGCGGGTGAAGTGGATACACCTAAAAAAACGATTCCTAAAGCAATTAATCAAGTTGTTTACCGCATCTTAATCTTCTATGTTGGTTCAATGATTGTAATCACAGCTATCTTCCCATGGAATCAAATAGACGGGGAAAGCAGTCCTTTTGTTCAAATACTCGATGGCGTCGGTATACCGGCAGCAGCTGGAATATTGAATATTGTTGTCTTGACTGCGGCTGTGTCGGCGCATAACAGCAGCTTGTACAGTAATGGGCGCATGCTGCATGCCTTAGCGAAGCAAGGCAACGCACCACGATTCCTGCAGCGTACCGGGAAACGGACAGGTGCACCAGTACCAGCCATCTTACTCTCTTCCGGGGTGGCAGGAATTGCTGTTATAGTCAACTTCTTAATGCCGGAAAAGGTGTTCGGCTATGTGATGGCGACTGCGACGGTTGCAGGTATCATCAACTGGAGTATGATTGTTATCATCCATTTAGCATTCCGAAAGCGCATAGGAAAGGAAGCAGCAAGCAAGTTATCCTTCAAGCTGCCGCTTTATCCTATCTCCAATTATGTTGTAATGCTATTCCTGGCAGCGGTGCTCGTCATCATAGGATTCATGCCGGATTATCGTTTGGCTCTTTATATATTGCCTTTGTGGGTGCTGATACTGGTAATAGGATATAAACTGAAGAAAAAATAA
Coding sequences within it:
- a CDS encoding methyl-accepting chemotaxis protein, with the translated sequence MNSTIQAVVNIAPIIKDTLGPTAAIGVMDTEKFVYFAPSTLLKLDVEAGKSRLDEHEVYLRAIKGEHIISKTEDPEIFGVPVVTSITPIRDMETNEIVGLLSLSRTLEHQDKLDKELSRLNNVIDALQGKVQYVAAQAEELSATSSDINQQANNANQNSRQIGEVVQLIEQISTQTNLLGLNAAIEAARSGEAGKGFGVVADEIRKLSDNTKEAVQTIGKSLTEIRSSIENLTLSINEVSTSSEEQSVVMVEFMNDIQALDEKSKQIIETMKKVTNQE
- a CDS encoding amino acid permease translates to MDRNNQTSNDLQKGLKNRHVQMIALGGAIGTGLFYGSASSIGLAGPAIPLAYLVGGLMIFFIMRALGELSVDTPNSGSISYYAYENLGGFFGFFSGWNYWFNYVAVTMAELTVVGIYVQYWFPEVPSWLTAFGFLVLITCINLLSVKLYGEFEFYFALIKVVAIIGMIILGLIIIFTGFGNNGVPTGFSNLFDEGGFLPNGMIGVLLALVPVMFSFGGVELVGITAGEVDTPKKTIPKAINQVVYRILIFYVGSMIVITAIFPWNQIDGESSPFVQILDGVGIPAAAGILNIVVLTAAVSAHNSSLYSNGRMLHALAKQGNAPRFLQRTGKRTGAPVPAILLSSGVAGIAVIVNFLMPEKVFGYVMATATVAGIINWSMIVIIHLAFRKRIGKEAASKLSFKLPLYPISNYVVMLFLAAVLVIIGFMPDYRLALYILPLWVLILVIGYKLKKK
- a CDS encoding methyl-accepting chemotaxis protein, which produces MNLTLQALVHLAPEIKKNLGENCSVVVTDTENFIFSSQSKDFDYSVNVGDFAFSEDNDILRQALNGEKVQIHIPKERYGVGMQYSANPIRDENGEIVGVFQITKTLKDEEILDKELDELRTIVSSLQGKVQQVAAQAEELSATSTDINGQAAYANENSQEISKVVQLIEDISTQTNLLGLNAAIEAARSGDAGRGFGVVADEIRKLSIGTKEAVGTIGQSLQEIRTNMENLTVSIGEVSTASEEQSRVMVEFMEDIQNLDQQSNDIGQYIKDITN
- a CDS encoding 2,3-butanediol dehydrogenase is translated as MKSLVYYGSKDVKVENIAEPEVSQETVKVKVKFAGICGTDLHEYLHKTFVTEDKMILGHEFTGEIVEVGDNVTKFKAGDRVAVEPIWGCGECDTCKTGNYNICPDMKSYGIHENGGFAEYVVVKEANVFALPATLSFELAALIEPLAVVLQAIRKSKFKIGDSVALFGAGPIGLLLSESLRAAGASKIFVAEVSEERRKLALEMGADIVINPIEEDAVQVIKNNTNGGVDVSFDVAGVEATFNQSLDCIKPNGEFMIVSVFANPVNYHPTMQVVSEKKINSSLGYNNIFSQAIDLLAKGSLNVKPVITSIIELDNIVADGFEKLINDKNECKILVKPS
- a CDS encoding transporter associated domain-containing protein, translated to MKTKFHISQKINETTYKIRLEAAFGLLFDDEDKNEVDTIGGWFFRNSNEVKVTTELEVHGYTLTVIEMEDHQILTIKMKKLTSEFKQQDNVVSS